The Peribacillus simplex genome contains a region encoding:
- a CDS encoding YkuS family protein, which translates to MSKIGVEESLTNIQEALREKGFDVVEIKQEADVKNVDCCVVTGLESNVMGISDTSLKASIIEANGLTADEVCREVENKVNMIQ; encoded by the coding sequence ATGTCAAAAATCGGTGTTGAAGAATCATTAACGAATATTCAGGAAGCACTTCGTGAAAAAGGTTTTGATGTTGTGGAGATTAAACAAGAAGCTGACGTAAAAAACGTGGATTGTTGTGTGGTAACAGGTTTGGAAAGTAATGTGATGGGTATAAGCGATACTTCATTGAAAGCGTCCATCATTGAAGCAAATGGTTTAACGGCTGATGAAGTGTGCCGCGAGGTTGAAAATAAAGTGAACATGATTCAATAG
- a CDS encoding YuzL family protein, protein MNGKNKKDASQTRLGSSQIEGQGTTTKETGAFTQPSSLKKQKRS, encoded by the coding sequence ATGAATGGGAAAAACAAGAAAGATGCTTCACAAACTCGTTTAGGTTCTTCTCAGATAGAGGGGCAAGGTACCACTACGAAAGAAACCGGGGCCTTCACTCAACCTTCTTCACTTAAAAAGCAAAAACGTTCCTGA
- a CDS encoding magnesium transporter CorA family protein, producing MIEIYKTDENRHLNNIEEMTKGSWVNIVAPTEAEIDYICTTLQLPINFMKDPLDDEERPRIEKEDDNVLIIVDFPYLTRDEADLPIFETIPIGMIFTKDCFITVSLKETPILANFKNNKIKGFFTNKKTRFALQLLFEISSYYLRYLKQINKMTNEAERELHQSMKNKELYTFLALEKSLVYFTTSLKSNRVVLDKILRFNYLKMYEEDKELLEDVIIENAQAIEMAEVYLSILSGMMDAFASIISNNVNNAMKFLTSVTIILTLPTMVASFYGMNVELPFEHNPFAFIFTLLIAITLAGTTAFIFWKKKYF from the coding sequence ATGATTGAAATCTACAAGACGGATGAAAACCGTCACCTAAACAATATCGAGGAAATGACAAAAGGTTCATGGGTGAACATTGTCGCGCCCACAGAAGCTGAAATAGATTATATATGCACGACTTTGCAATTACCGATCAATTTCATGAAAGATCCACTGGACGATGAGGAAAGGCCACGAATCGAAAAAGAGGATGATAATGTTTTAATTATTGTCGACTTCCCATATTTGACCAGGGACGAGGCCGACTTACCGATCTTTGAAACGATCCCCATAGGTATGATCTTTACCAAAGACTGTTTCATTACAGTGTCTTTGAAAGAAACACCGATATTGGCGAATTTCAAAAACAATAAAATCAAAGGGTTTTTCACCAATAAGAAAACAAGGTTTGCTTTACAATTATTATTTGAGATTTCATCCTATTACTTACGTTACCTGAAACAGATTAACAAGATGACTAATGAAGCGGAACGTGAATTGCATCAGTCCATGAAAAATAAAGAATTATACACTTTCCTTGCTTTGGAAAAAAGCCTGGTTTATTTTACGACATCATTGAAATCCAATCGCGTAGTACTTGATAAGATCCTCCGTTTTAATTATTTGAAAATGTATGAAGAAGATAAAGAATTGCTTGAGGATGTAATCATCGAAAATGCTCAGGCAATCGAAATGGCAGAAGTGTATTTATCCATTCTTAGCGGTATGATGGATGCCTTCGCTTCGATCATTTCCAATAATGTCAACAATGCCATGAAGTTTCTAACCTCAGTGACCATTATTTTAACACTTCCGACGATGGTGGCAAGTTTTTACGGAATGAATGTGGAACTGCCATTTGAACATAATCCGTTTGCTTTCATTTTTACATTATTAATTGCCATCACATTGGCTGGGACGACGGCATTCATTTTTTGGAAGAAAAAATATTTTTAA
- a CDS encoding nitric oxide synthase oxygenase — protein sequence MNDLLQEAVSFIRTSYPELLKTEEDINGRIEQINKEINETGRYEHTYEELVYGAKLAWRNSNRCIGRFFWESLRVIDKRMVQSEEGIVSSLFEHIEYATNNGSIRPVITIFKQKDHDRKVDIWNHQLIRYAGYETEHGVIGDSSSIEFTKQCMALGWEGKIGPFDILPLVVQLDGKPPSFHDIPESLIKEVQITHPKLKWFKDLQIKWYAVPIISGMRLEIGGITYSAAPFNGWYMGTEIGARNLADEERYNMLPAIGERMGLDIKRDSNLWKDRALIELNEAVLHSYKKHGVSIVDHHTAAKQFKKFEEKEASCDRKVTGDWTWLIPPVSPATTHVFHQPYNNEIKKPNFFYQIPPYK from the coding sequence ATGAATGATCTACTGCAAGAGGCTGTATCCTTTATCAGGACAAGTTATCCGGAATTATTGAAAACGGAAGAGGACATAAATGGCAGGATCGAACAAATTAACAAGGAAATAAATGAAACAGGCAGATATGAACATACATATGAAGAACTGGTATACGGTGCTAAATTAGCTTGGCGTAATAGCAATCGTTGCATTGGACGCTTTTTTTGGGAATCGCTGAGGGTGATTGATAAAAGGATGGTTCAAAGCGAAGAAGGAATAGTATCGTCTCTCTTTGAGCATATCGAATATGCTACGAATAATGGGAGCATCAGACCTGTGATTACCATTTTCAAACAGAAAGATCATGATCGAAAAGTGGATATTTGGAATCATCAGCTCATTCGATATGCAGGATATGAGACTGAACATGGAGTAATCGGTGATTCAAGTTCAATCGAATTCACCAAGCAATGTATGGCATTAGGATGGGAAGGGAAAATCGGACCTTTCGATATTTTACCCCTTGTAGTCCAATTGGACGGAAAACCGCCTAGTTTTCATGATATACCTGAAAGCCTCATTAAAGAAGTTCAAATCACCCACCCTAAGCTAAAATGGTTCAAAGATCTTCAAATCAAATGGTATGCAGTTCCAATCATTTCCGGTATGAGATTGGAAATTGGTGGTATTACTTATTCAGCTGCACCATTTAATGGGTGGTACATGGGAACGGAAATCGGTGCCAGGAACCTCGCGGATGAAGAACGCTACAATATGCTGCCGGCAATCGGGGAGAGAATGGGCTTGGATATTAAGCGTGATTCGAATTTATGGAAAGATAGAGCCCTTATCGAACTGAATGAAGCAGTCCTTCATTCGTATAAAAAACACGGAGTCAGCATTGTGGATCACCATACAGCAGCTAAACAATTCAAGAAATTCGAAGAAAAAGAAGCCTCTTGTGACCGGAAAGTAACAGGGGACTGGACCTGGTTAATTCCACCGGTGTCTCCAGCGACGACACACGTTTTTCATCAGCCATATAACAATGAAATAAAGAAACCTAATTTCTTTTATCAAATTCCTCCATATAAATAA
- a CDS encoding winged helix-turn-helix transcriptional regulator, whose amino-acid sequence MNNTTLCPRFEKGMQILSKRWTGLIVNQLLNGPQRFCNIESAFPISGRILSERLKDLEIEGIVKRDVYPETPVRIEYSLTEKGKALAPVMNEIQNWAQEWLEPIQNQ is encoded by the coding sequence ATGAATAATACGACACTTTGTCCACGTTTTGAAAAAGGAATGCAAATCTTGAGTAAACGCTGGACTGGATTGATTGTCAATCAATTACTTAATGGCCCTCAACGGTTTTGTAATATTGAATCTGCATTCCCGATAAGCGGCAGGATTCTTTCTGAACGTTTAAAGGACTTGGAAATTGAAGGTATCGTTAAAAGGGACGTTTATCCAGAGACACCGGTCAGGATTGAATATTCTTTAACTGAAAAAGGCAAGGCTCTTGCACCGGTAATGAACGAAATTCAAAATTGGGCACAAGAATGGCTCGAACCAATACAGAATCAATGA
- a CDS encoding NAD(P)/FAD-dependent oxidoreductase, protein MKQADCIIIGGGIAGIQAAIQLGRYKHDIIVIDSNQGRSSIAKAYHNILGWPDGVSGKQLRTLGRQHAEKFGVEFLDDTVKSLEKKQDKFFIQTKNDREYQAKMVFFGTGITDNIPPIKNIYPTLGTSTYICPDCDGYEIMDKQTVVIGGGNTGASMALTLLYWSKNIIYVNHLKTKIDEEYREKLKENQIPVIEEEVFEVHVDAKQQLTAIQLVSGKLIEAEKAFTAFKGNKLNNELALQLGVQVNENNHVVIHPRTKETNIKGVWAGGDLVAHSEQVTISMGDGTQAAIWIHKRLLGQPLPYD, encoded by the coding sequence ATGAAACAGGCAGATTGCATTATTATTGGTGGTGGTATAGCCGGTATTCAGGCAGCCATACAGCTCGGAAGATATAAACATGATATTATCGTCATTGATTCTAATCAAGGCCGATCTTCCATTGCCAAGGCTTACCATAACATTCTTGGATGGCCAGATGGGGTAAGCGGCAAACAATTAAGGACGCTTGGCCGACAGCACGCTGAAAAATTCGGTGTCGAATTCTTGGATGATACAGTGAAATCCCTTGAAAAAAAGCAGGACAAGTTTTTTATCCAAACAAAAAATGACAGGGAATATCAAGCTAAAATGGTTTTTTTTGGCACCGGCATTACCGATAACATTCCTCCAATCAAAAACATCTATCCAACTCTTGGGACATCCACATATATATGCCCTGATTGTGATGGGTATGAAATCATGGATAAGCAAACCGTTGTCATAGGAGGAGGAAATACGGGCGCGAGCATGGCGCTTACTCTATTATATTGGTCAAAAAATATCATTTATGTAAATCATTTGAAAACAAAAATTGATGAGGAGTATAGGGAAAAGTTAAAGGAAAATCAGATTCCCGTAATCGAAGAGGAAGTTTTTGAAGTCCATGTTGATGCCAAACAGCAGTTGACAGCCATACAATTGGTATCAGGTAAATTAATCGAAGCTGAAAAGGCATTCACGGCATTTAAGGGTAACAAACTTAATAATGAGCTGGCCTTACAATTGGGTGTGCAAGTAAATGAAAACAATCATGTGGTGATTCATCCACGGACTAAAGAAACGAATATTAAAGGAGTCTGGGCAGGCGGCGACCTCGTTGCCCATTCCGAACAAGTCACCATTTCGATGGGGGATGGTACCCAAGCAGCGATATGGATTCATAAGAGGCTGTTGGGCCAGCCACTTCCTTATGATTGA
- a CDS encoding lmo0937 family membrane protein: protein MIWTIIGLIILLWVLGLVFKVAAGFIHILLIIAVILILVKVFKGRNRT from the coding sequence ATGATTTGGACAATTATTGGTCTAATCATATTATTATGGGTTCTTGGTTTAGTCTTTAAAGTGGCTGCAGGATTTATACATATCTTGCTTATCATCGCGGTCATTCTCATTTTGGTTAAAGTTTTTAAGGGGAGGAATCGAACATAG
- a CDS encoding YckD family protein, whose translation MKKFLVICLTACSLFLVNLNHSAAQENKAKPESVQFTEAQKSEIAKIQKQILADKKILIEKYVEFGALSKEEADKMVSHFEEHYKMMEEHNFQIPPHRPHSRHMHK comes from the coding sequence ATGAAAAAGTTTTTAGTCATCTGTTTAACAGCCTGTTCCCTATTCTTGGTTAATCTGAATCACTCGGCTGCACAGGAAAATAAAGCAAAGCCGGAAAGTGTTCAATTCACTGAAGCTCAAAAATCGGAAATCGCTAAGATCCAAAAACAGATACTCGCTGATAAAAAGATATTGATCGAAAAATATGTCGAGTTTGGCGCGCTTTCGAAAGAAGAAGCCGATAAAATGGTTTCACATTTTGAAGAACATTATAAAATGATGGAAGAACATAATTTTCAAATTCCGCCGCACCGCCCACATTCTCGACACATGCACAAGTAA
- a CDS encoding S9 family peptidase, translated as MNKIGITARDLFHLKSVTDPKLSPDGSMVIYVQTRIDEKTEKYISNLYMFSLITNETKQWTFGDNRDTSPAWSPDGKHIAFISDRSGKKQVHIIGSIGGEARQLTHFVNGVSKPIWSPCSTKLLLSTGLKVGENLNTVKENDLSKEVHRYDRIKYKWDGRGYFDQLYQQLVIVEIFKGDSTLLTENHIDHHPNAWSPDGQRIAFISGDAERSDDELFSDIFIMELETKALERITDGKGFFRDPKWSPNGEYLSFIGHNKEFAGATFSNIWLYSIFDQTTQCLTEGWDVQIGDSAIGDFQIGAVDPGILWTNDSQGFYFLISDYGNTGVYYGSIEGAMYPSILDPQHIYGLTIDPESHRAVVAISTPVHPGDLFAYNLTNGDKEQISFVNEDFLKDKHLSMAEPITFPSVDGLTIHGWIMRPTDFNSNQKYPLILEIHGGPHMMYANTYVHEFQTLANEGYTVLFTNPRGSVGYGQDFVNACRGDYGGMDYKDLMAGVDHVLATYDFIEHEDLGVTGGSYGGFMTNWIIGHTNRFKAAVTQRCISNWLSFYGVSDIGYYFTEWEVGGDIVNSAEKLWQHSPLKYVSNVTTPLLLLHGEKDFRCPIEQSEQFFVALKRQKKEAVLVSFPDETHEVSRSGSPKMRLQHVEEIKGWFNKHL; from the coding sequence ATGAACAAAATAGGTATAACAGCAAGAGACTTATTTCACTTGAAATCAGTAACCGACCCAAAGCTATCCCCGGATGGAAGCATGGTGATTTATGTCCAAACAAGAATAGATGAAAAAACGGAAAAATACATTTCCAATCTGTATATGTTCAGCCTGATTACGAATGAAACAAAGCAATGGACGTTTGGGGACAATCGTGATACATCACCAGCCTGGTCCCCCGACGGCAAGCATATCGCCTTTATATCGGACAGATCTGGTAAAAAACAGGTCCACATTATAGGGAGCATTGGCGGGGAAGCTCGACAGCTGACCCATTTCGTGAACGGTGTATCAAAGCCTATTTGGTCTCCTTGTTCCACCAAATTGCTGCTTTCAACCGGATTAAAGGTGGGGGAAAACCTTAATACGGTCAAGGAAAATGATTTGTCCAAAGAAGTTCATAGATATGACCGGATTAAGTATAAATGGGATGGAAGAGGCTATTTTGATCAGTTATATCAGCAGCTGGTCATAGTGGAAATTTTTAAGGGAGATTCCACATTGCTAACGGAAAACCATATTGATCATCATCCGAATGCATGGTCCCCAGACGGACAGCGTATTGCATTCATAAGCGGGGATGCAGAAAGAAGTGATGATGAACTTTTTTCCGATATTTTCATCATGGAACTAGAAACGAAAGCTTTAGAGAGGATAACGGATGGCAAAGGTTTCTTTAGAGATCCGAAATGGTCTCCAAATGGCGAATATCTATCTTTCATTGGCCATAATAAAGAATTTGCCGGTGCCACCTTTTCAAATATCTGGTTATATTCCATTTTCGATCAAACGACTCAGTGTTTGACCGAAGGATGGGACGTCCAAATTGGAGATTCCGCAATTGGTGATTTCCAAATCGGAGCCGTCGACCCAGGTATCTTATGGACAAACGATAGCCAAGGCTTTTACTTTTTAATTAGCGATTATGGAAATACCGGAGTTTATTATGGTTCCATTGAAGGAGCCATGTATCCATCGATCCTTGACCCGCAGCATATATACGGCCTGACTATAGATCCCGAAAGCCATCGTGCTGTGGTGGCTATCAGTACACCTGTTCATCCCGGCGATCTCTTTGCTTATAACCTTACAAACGGCGATAAGGAACAAATCAGTTTTGTTAATGAGGATTTTTTGAAGGATAAACATTTGTCCATGGCTGAACCCATTACATTTCCATCTGTTGATGGTCTTACCATCCACGGCTGGATCATGAGACCGACCGATTTTAATAGCAATCAAAAATATCCGCTCATTTTAGAAATTCACGGCGGTCCGCATATGATGTATGCCAATACCTATGTACATGAATTCCAGACCTTGGCTAATGAAGGGTATACTGTATTGTTCACTAACCCGCGCGGGAGTGTAGGATATGGCCAAGACTTTGTAAATGCCTGCAGGGGCGATTATGGTGGCATGGATTATAAGGACTTAATGGCTGGAGTTGATCATGTTTTAGCCACGTATGATTTTATCGAGCATGAAGATTTAGGGGTAACCGGGGGAAGTTATGGAGGATTCATGACAAATTGGATCATCGGACACACCAACCGCTTCAAGGCCGCTGTGACTCAGCGTTGCATAAGTAATTGGCTAAGTTTTTATGGGGTCAGCGACATCGGCTATTATTTTACAGAGTGGGAAGTAGGCGGCGATATCGTTAACTCTGCTGAAAAATTATGGCAGCACTCTCCTTTAAAATATGTTTCCAATGTGACTACCCCTTTACTTTTACTTCACGGTGAAAAGGACTTCCGCTGTCCCATTGAACAGAGCGAGCAATTTTTTGTCGCTTTAAAACGGCAAAAAAAAGAAGCGGTGCTTGTTTCATTCCCAGATGAAACTCATGAAGTATCCCGAAGCGGATCTCCAAAAATGCGCCTGCAGCATGTTGAGGAAATCAAAGGATGGTTCAATAAACATCTTTAA
- a CDS encoding CBS domain-containing protein: protein MTTLRDIMTTNVDCCTAEDNIYEAAVKMKNDDVGVIPVLENNHLIGVITDRDIVIRCVAEKKPNSTRITDVISTNLVTGTPDMSVEEAEELMATEQIRRLPIIENDKLVGVVALGDLAVHQQTNSMAGNALSSISEDRDQIQH, encoded by the coding sequence GTGACTACATTAAGAGATATCATGACAACAAACGTGGATTGTTGCACGGCGGAAGATAATATATATGAAGCAGCAGTCAAAATGAAGAATGATGATGTTGGTGTCATTCCTGTATTGGAGAATAACCATTTAATTGGTGTCATCACAGACAGGGATATCGTCATTCGTTGTGTTGCCGAGAAAAAGCCGAATTCAACTAGAATTACTGATGTCATTTCCACGAACCTTGTAACAGGTACGCCCGATATGTCGGTGGAGGAAGCTGAAGAATTAATGGCTACCGAACAAATCAGAAGGCTCCCAATCATTGAGAATGACAAGCTGGTGGGAGTCGTGGCATTAGGTGATCTTGCTGTACACCAACAGACAAATTCAATGGCAGGAAATGCTTTAAGTTCGATTTCCGAGGACAGAGACCAAATTCAACACTAA
- a CDS encoding MBL fold metallo-hydrolase, with translation MDDNHLNEKLMPMTSVSSGDVQIINEDIYCLSVQIVNVIFVGSPKDDKWVLVDAGMPRSAEVIKKTAEEIYGPQNPPAAIILTHGHFDHVGALIELMEYWNAPVYAHIKEMPYLTGQENYPEPDPTVEGGMVAKISWIFPNEGINLDEKVQPLPDDQSVPGLRDWKWIHTPGHSKGHISLFRESDRSLIAGDTFVNVRQDSLYKVITQEKEIAGPPRYLTTDWEAAKESVKLLESMKPAVAITGHGYPVEGQELEMGLSKLAKEFDSLAKPDHGKYVE, from the coding sequence ATGGATGATAATCATTTGAATGAAAAATTGATGCCAATGACTTCAGTTTCCAGTGGTGATGTACAGATAATAAATGAGGATATATATTGTCTGTCCGTCCAAATCGTTAATGTGATTTTTGTAGGGTCACCCAAAGATGATAAATGGGTATTGGTAGACGCAGGGATGCCACGCTCAGCGGAGGTAATAAAGAAAACGGCTGAAGAAATATATGGACCTCAAAATCCACCTGCCGCCATTATTTTGACACATGGACATTTCGATCATGTTGGTGCACTGATTGAGTTAATGGAGTATTGGAATGCTCCTGTTTATGCCCATATAAAAGAAATGCCTTATTTAACGGGACAGGAAAATTACCCCGAACCGGATCCTACAGTTGAAGGGGGGATGGTCGCAAAAATTTCATGGATATTTCCGAATGAGGGAATCAACCTTGATGAAAAAGTTCAGCCATTGCCTGATGATCAAAGTGTTCCCGGGCTTCGCGATTGGAAATGGATTCACACCCCTGGCCATTCAAAAGGACATATTTCACTTTTCCGTGAAAGTGACCGAAGTTTGATTGCTGGAGATACTTTTGTGAATGTCAGACAAGATTCCCTATACAAGGTTATCACTCAGGAGAAAGAAATTGCGGGCCCACCGCGGTATTTGACAACTGATTGGGAGGCTGCAAAAGAATCTGTAAAGTTATTGGAAAGTATGAAGCCGGCTGTTGCCATAACGGGGCACGGGTATCCTGTTGAAGGGCAAGAACTGGAAATGGGTTTATCAAAGCTTGCAAAGGAGTTCGATTCATTAGCCAAACCGGATCATGGGAAATATGTGGAATGA
- a CDS encoding ABC transporter permease, whose product MNNLVQNEMMKMLAKKRLIIIGIIVGILVLMFTYAQYKQVEEQREKLGTEDWRAALQQQIIDTQNRLGSNRMLDEWREQLQVSLKQQQYYLDHDINPSEPGAATFTRMFLENAIDLFIPLLIMIVASDLVSSENGQGTIKLLLTRPVERWKILLSKYVTLLLSVSIIVAMTAVLSYLLSGIVFGYQGWGAPVITGFELHGADVDVSQVRLVEQWKFLLMDLGLVWLVAVVVGTLSFMLSVLVRSTPAGMGIMLAALISGAILNNMVSSWESAKYFFMVNLKLTAYISGTAPPIEGMTLLSSVTTLLVWWALALIVSFTVFTRRDVY is encoded by the coding sequence TTGAATAACTTGGTCCAAAATGAAATGATGAAGATGTTGGCAAAAAAACGGCTGATCATAATAGGTATCATCGTTGGAATTTTAGTGTTGATGTTTACATATGCCCAATACAAACAAGTGGAAGAGCAGCGGGAGAAATTGGGAACTGAGGATTGGCGTGCAGCTCTTCAGCAGCAAATCATTGATACTCAAAATCGGTTGGGCTCGAATAGGATGCTGGATGAGTGGCGTGAACAGCTGCAAGTAAGTCTGAAGCAGCAGCAATATTATCTCGATCATGATATCAATCCCTCAGAACCAGGCGCAGCTACTTTTACACGCATGTTTTTGGAAAATGCAATTGATTTGTTCATTCCGCTGTTGATCATGATTGTGGCCAGTGATTTGGTTTCCTCCGAAAATGGACAAGGCACGATCAAGCTACTGCTTACAAGGCCAGTGGAGCGCTGGAAAATCTTATTGAGCAAATATGTAACATTATTATTATCGGTTTCGATTATCGTGGCGATGACAGCCGTATTGTCTTACCTTTTATCAGGAATCGTTTTCGGGTATCAAGGATGGGGGGCCCCTGTAATAACCGGATTCGAATTGCATGGTGCTGATGTGGATGTCAGTCAAGTAAGGTTAGTTGAACAATGGAAATTCTTATTGATGGATTTGGGACTTGTCTGGCTGGTGGCGGTCGTTGTAGGGACCCTTTCTTTCATGCTTTCGGTTTTAGTGAGGAGCACCCCTGCAGGAATGGGCATCATGCTGGCAGCATTAATTTCCGGGGCTATATTGAACAATATGGTTTCATCATGGGAATCAGCGAAATATTTCTTTATGGTGAATTTGAAGTTGACCGCCTATATTAGCGGGACGGCTCCCCCGATAGAAGGGATGACTTTATTATCATCTGTCACTACTTTGCTCGTTTGGTGGGCTCTTGCTTTAATTGTATCCTTTACAGTATTTACCCGAAGGGATGTATACTGA
- a CDS encoding ABC transporter ATP-binding protein yields MKQVTLSVRDLRKKIGKREIIKGIDFELNEGEVFGFLGPNGAGKTTTIRMLVGLIKPTSGSIHICGYDVRQEFTKAMKQMGCIVENPELYTFLSGWDNLIHFARMLPDVDETRLIEVVELVGLQARIHDKVKTYSLGMRQRLGIAQAMLNSPKLLILDEPTNGLDPAGIREMRQFIRKLAEDEGMSVLVSSHLLGEIQQLCDRVAIIKGGEIIKTDTVESLLSTQERIIWRVEPFQKGAEILSSFTDITLDHKYIITAYDELKTPDWNAALIQAGVRVHEMNRKLPGLEELFLQVTGVGGAGIE; encoded by the coding sequence ATGAAACAGGTGACATTGTCTGTTAGGGACTTGAGAAAAAAGATTGGCAAAAGGGAAATTATTAAAGGAATAGATTTTGAGTTGAATGAAGGTGAGGTTTTCGGCTTTTTAGGACCGAATGGAGCAGGTAAGACGACGACAATCCGTATGTTGGTCGGATTGATTAAGCCAACCTCGGGTTCCATCCATATATGCGGGTATGATGTTCGTCAGGAATTTACGAAGGCTATGAAGCAAATGGGCTGCATCGTTGAAAATCCAGAATTATATACATTTTTGAGTGGGTGGGATAATTTGATCCACTTTGCAAGAATGTTACCTGATGTAGATGAAACAAGATTGATCGAGGTTGTTGAACTCGTCGGTCTGCAAGCGAGAATTCACGATAAAGTGAAGACCTATTCGTTAGGTATGAGACAGCGTTTAGGAATCGCGCAGGCAATGCTGAACAGCCCTAAGCTGTTAATTTTGGATGAACCGACTAACGGGCTCGATCCTGCCGGAATCCGTGAAATGCGACAATTCATCAGGAAGTTGGCTGAAGATGAAGGTATGAGTGTACTGGTTTCTTCACATTTATTAGGTGAAATACAGCAACTTTGTGACCGGGTCGCAATTATTAAAGGCGGGGAAATTATCAAAACGGATACAGTGGAAAGCTTATTATCCACGCAGGAGCGGATAATTTGGCGGGTGGAACCTTTTCAAAAGGGAGCGGAAATTCTAAGCAGCTTCACCGATATTACCTTAGATCACAAATATATCATTACAGCTTATGATGAACTCAAAACACCCGATTGGAATGCTGCACTTATCCAAGCAGGGGTAAGGGTGCATGAAATGAATCGAAAGCTCCCGGGATTGGAAGAGTTGTTTTTGCAAGTTACCGGTGTCGGAGGTGCAGGCATTGAATAA
- a CDS encoding SGNH/GDSL hydrolase family protein: MSKPKVLATTIVSALIGLFFVFCLGWAIMDHYGKGTSDMEVIEETPIKNDLPEDFTVVAIGDSLTRGTGDETGKGYVGLVVEDLKSQYNRKPIIHNLGINGQVSKELVQQVKQPEVKRQIQEADVILVTIGGNDLFQKGQTLLEYDREATSVSQKNFLGNLHQIFKDINKVNDSATILLLGLYNPFIDLDKDFDTNRIVRDWNNETAEVVAHYENAIFVPTFDLFQLSVNEYLYSDNFHPNKKGYRLIADRVAPLIKWEDVER; this comes from the coding sequence TTGAGTAAACCAAAAGTGTTGGCTACTACCATCGTATCAGCTCTTATCGGTCTGTTTTTTGTATTTTGCCTAGGATGGGCGATTATGGACCATTATGGAAAAGGAACATCCGATATGGAAGTAATTGAAGAAACCCCCATAAAAAATGACCTTCCCGAAGATTTTACGGTAGTGGCGATAGGCGATTCATTAACACGTGGCACAGGTGATGAAACAGGCAAAGGCTATGTTGGACTTGTTGTTGAAGACTTGAAGAGTCAATATAATAGAAAACCAATCATTCATAACCTTGGAATTAATGGACAAGTGTCTAAAGAATTGGTGCAACAAGTGAAACAACCGGAAGTGAAGCGCCAAATTCAGGAAGCTGATGTTATTTTAGTTACAATCGGGGGTAACGATTTATTTCAAAAAGGGCAAACCCTGCTTGAATATGATCGGGAAGCTACTTCCGTATCACAAAAGAATTTCTTGGGAAATTTACATCAAATTTTTAAAGATATAAATAAAGTCAATGATTCAGCCACTATTTTGCTGCTTGGCCTGTATAACCCATTTATAGATTTGGATAAAGACTTTGATACAAACCGCATCGTACGGGACTGGAATAATGAAACGGCTGAAGTAGTGGCTCATTATGAAAATGCAATTTTCGTTCCAACATTCGATTTATTTCAATTGTCGGTAAATGAGTATTTGTATTCGGACAATTTTCACCCTAATAAGAAGGGGTATCGTTTAATTGCTGATAGAGTTGCTCCTTTAATAAAATGGGAGGATGTGGAACGATGA